The DNA window ACCACTTGTGGCCAGGTTAATAGCGTCGTGGTGTTGAGAGATTTTTCGAGTGAAAATTGTTTGATGAGCGTTTCTTCGGCCAGCAATAATTTTTCAATGAGAGCGGTATTTAATTCAAGAGTGGTGGCCTCGGCTTGATTCAATTGTACTCGTAAACTGCACTCTACTTTGCCACGGGCTAAATAGCGTTGAGAAATTTCACGAAATTTAGGTTCAAGACTGCGAAATTTATCGGGTAACCGCCAGGAAATTTCTAAATAGCGGTGATTCACCGAGCGAATTTCCCAGGTTAAGTCCCCGACACTATTTTGTTCATTGACTACGGCAAATGCCGTCATACTATTAATCATAATAAAAACCTTTCTGCAAATTGGAGGGTATTGTATCGTATGAAGAAAGCTATTGGTATCGTAGAATAGGCTATAGTAATATCTAGAGTTTAACGATATTATTTCCAACCATGAAATATTTATTCACCCTATTCATTCTCTGGCAAACCGGCGTTATCGCCGCTCAAACGCCTATCCATGCAATTTCCGCTCCAACGACTCGCGAATGCGAACTCCAGTGTGATGCGCGCTATCCTGAAATTCGCGATAATGCGAAATATATCGAGTGCTATCAACATTGCGCCAAACACGTTAATCGTAAAAATCCCGTCACCTCGTTTAATCACTCGAACAGCGGAGCACAAAAAATCAACGAGATACGCTAAGCCAGAGTAAAATTGGCAACACGCTTTAGTTTCATATCGCGCTCTGCTCTTGTATCATCACTCCTTTTATTCATTACCGAGGAAATTATGCGTCCGAGTCATCGTCAACCCAATCAGTTACGTCCTATCTCAATTACCCGCCATTTTACCGATTATGCTGAAGGCTCAGTACTCATTTGTGTAGGCAATACCAAAGTTATTTGTAACGCCAGTGTGATAGAAGGCGTACCTCGGTTTTTAAAAGGTGAAAATCAAGGTTGGTTAACTGCGGAATATAGCATGTTACCGCGGGCAACTCACGAACGCAGTGAGCGTGAAGCGGCAAAGGGCAAACAATCAGGCCGTACCATCGAAATCCAACGCTTAATAGGCCGCGCCTTGCGTGCCTGTGTCGATTTAAAAAAACTCGGTGAATATACCTTACAAATCGATTGCGATGTTATTCAAGCCGATGGCGGCACCCGCACCGCCGCAATTACCGGAGCGGCGGTGGCTCTGGCAGATGCGATTACTCATATGCGTCAACATCATTTCTGCAAAAACAATCCATTTTTAGGTTTGATTGCGGCAACCTCTGTTGGCATTCATCAGAATCAAGCCATTCTTGATCTCGAGTATCAAGAAGATTCCGTGGCAGAAACCGATATGAATGTGGTGATGACCGAACAAGGACAGTTTATTGAGTTGCAGGGCACAGCAGAGAATCAGGCATTTTCGGAAACTCAATTGAACAGTATGCTAGCTTTAGCCAAAGGTGGTATTGAAGAATTACTCGCCATTCAGCGCGCCGCTTTGTCATCATCTGTTGAGTAAACGTTAGTTTTCTCGGGAGTTTTGCACTGAAAGTGCGAAACTCCTGTTTCTAAGAAATTGATCGTGACGTCTTTTAACCAAAATCCGGCGAAGGTGCAAACAGTGTATTTGCCATTTTACCGCCATGCTATATACTAGGCGAATTGTCAGGCGAACAGGAAGTTCGTGACAAAGAAGAATAAAAGAGATCGTTTACAGAGTATTTATTCTGGGAAAACAATGCATCAAGGAATCATTTATGGAAACGAAAAAAACCTCAAAAGAACGCTTGATTGAAGCAAGTGGTTATTTATTCCGCGTACGCGGATATCATAATACTTCAATTGCCGATATCGCTAATGCCTGTAATTTACGTAAAGCCAGCATTTACCATCACATTAATAGCAAACAAGAATTAGGCATTGCTGTCTTACAACAATTAAACCAAAATTTTGAAGAGACTATTTTTGCCATTGCCTATGATGAAACACGAGCCCGCATCGAACGTCTCAAAGCATTTGCATTTGCCCTAGAACAATTTTTCAAAGATCGTCAAGGCGGATGTTTAATGGCGAATTTGTCGCTAGAATCTGTGGATACCATTGCTGAATTCGAAGAATTAATCCGTCGTTATTTCGATAATTGCATTAATGCCATTACTCATCTCATTCAACATCAATATGGTCTCGAAAAAGCGCGGCAATTAGCGCTAGATTATGTTGCAACACTCCAGGGTGCTATTTTATTAAGCCGGATTTATAAATCACCCGAAGCATTAATTCGTTTTCGCGATCAATTAATTGGACTCTTAGATCCTAAACTTGAACAATAAGCTCAAAAAATTAAAACATCATTAGCAATATCACGGTTAGCCCTAGTTTTCCGAAATTAGGGCTAATTAAATTTTTTAAACTCTGGTAGTCAAGTCATGAACTACTTCAAATAACGTGTAATTAAAATTTTTCTTTATTACTAAGTCTTGTGCTAAAATCATTTTGTTATCAAGGATGATAATTATTTTCATGGAGATTGATCATGATCAAAGATGAAATCACAACGGCTCACTCATTTGAGCAATTAATCACGCAACTCAAGCAACCGCTTACAACCCACTCAGAATATGACCAACTCGATCCACTAAAATTAGCTGAGATTCGTAAAAACTATGCTTGGATTGCCGATCCAATTTACACCGCAAGTCAAACAATTTTAACGATGCCTTTTTTTGCTTGGATTAAACAATTGCGAAATCCACAAGAATTTAAATGTGCTGCTGTGCAACTCTATTATCATTCAGCCACGTTTCCAAAAGTATTAGGATTAATGTTAGGCCACACTCCAATGAGTGAAAATCATATGATGCCATTTTACGCAAAGCATGCATTGGGTGAAGCGGATCATCATCAATTATTAATGAAGTGGATGTTGCGCCATCAATTATTAATTCGTGCTGAAGAAATTAATCAGGTACTGGTAACACCTGAAACGAATGCCTGTATTAATTTAGGTTATCGCTTGGCTATGGAACACGATCGTGGATTATGGATCGCCGCGATTAATTGCGGCAT is part of the Legionellales bacterium genome and encodes:
- the rph gene encoding ribonuclease PH, giving the protein MRPSHRQPNQLRPISITRHFTDYAEGSVLICVGNTKVICNASVIEGVPRFLKGENQGWLTAEYSMLPRATHERSEREAAKGKQSGRTIEIQRLIGRALRACVDLKKLGEYTLQIDCDVIQADGGTRTAAITGAAVALADAITHMRQHHFCKNNPFLGLIAATSVGIHQNQAILDLEYQEDSVAETDMNVVMTEQGQFIELQGTAENQAFSETQLNSMLALAKGGIEELLAIQRAALSSSVE
- a CDS encoding TetR/AcrR family transcriptional regulator; translated protein: METKKTSKERLIEASGYLFRVRGYHNTSIADIANACNLRKASIYHHINSKQELGIAVLQQLNQNFEETIFAIAYDETRARIERLKAFAFALEQFFKDRQGGCLMANLSLESVDTIAEFEELIRRYFDNCINAITHLIQHQYGLEKARQLALDYVATLQGAILLSRIYKSPEALIRFRDQLIGLLDPKLEQ
- a CDS encoding iron-containing redox enzyme family protein, which encodes MIKDEITTAHSFEQLITQLKQPLTTHSEYDQLDPLKLAEIRKNYAWIADPIYTASQTILTMPFFAWIKQLRNPQEFKCAAVQLYYHSATFPKVLGLMLGHTPMSENHMMPFYAKHALGEADHHQLLMKWMLRHQLLIRAEEINQVLVTPETNACINLGYRLAMEHDRGLWIAAINCGIERCSNDFFNQVAPKMHELNAGDIYFDVHVEADEYHSIMGLQYITVDPTDTLRQQQLIHKGLEGISLWAAMLHSWIGINYFPQFNLQGKLV